The Bernardetia litoralis DSM 6794 genome includes a window with the following:
- a CDS encoding methylmalonyl-CoA mutase family protein, which produces MSTHPPIPLPYTSKNKLRVVTAAALFDGHDAAINIMRRIIQSSGAEVIHLGHNRSVEEIVNCAIQEDAQAIAITSYQGGHVEFFKYMHDLLKERGAPHIKLFGGGGGVILPSEIEELHNYGITKIYHPDDGRSMGLQGMINDLLEQTDFPTGNDVKISEVEHIKERNSKNLGRIISAVENYPEKNKEILKKIKEMIPEKVAPVLGITGTGGAGKSSLVDELVRRYLMDFEDKTIAIVSVDPSRRRTGGALLGDRIRMNSITNDRVYMRSLATRQSNLALSKYVQDAIDILRAAEFDLIIVETSGIGQSDTAITDHSDASLYVMTPEYGAASQLEKIDMIDFADIIALNKFDKRGALDALRDVKKQYKRNRNLWDTPDSKIPVFGTIASQFNDVGMNTLYRSLINKVNEKSHTKFDSSFEISALTSEKQYIIPPSRVRYLSEISESNRRYDKNVEDQAEIAQKLYGLELSINSVLDNEEIEKELKETIIKGLKDTFEQIKLTLEGTNWKIIETWQEKVATYTADDFVYKVRNREFSLKTYTTSLSQSKIPKISLPKYKGWGDILKWNLQENVPGEFPFTAGVFPFKRTGEDPTRMFAGEGGPERTNRRFHYLSKGMPAARLSTAFDSVTLYGEDPAYRPDIYGKVGNSGVNVCCLDDAKKLYSGFNLADPTTSVSMTINGPAATVCAFFMNAAIDQQCEIYIKENELEEEVEAKIKKKYEGKTRPTYNGDLPKENNGLGLMLLGATGDEVLDKEVYDKIKAKTLTQVRGTVQADILKEDQAQNTCIFSTEFSLKLMGDIQQYFIDHHVQNFYSVSISGYHIAEAGANPITQLAFTLSNGFTFAEYYLSRGMDINDFAPNFSFFFSNGIDPEYSVIGRVSRRIWAKAMKYKYGANDRAQKLKYHIQTSGRSLHAQEIDFNDIRTTLQALYAIYDNCNSLHTNAYDEAITTPTEDSVRRAVAIQLIINKELGLAKNENPLQGSFIIEELTDLVEEAVLKIFDQITERGGVLGAMERQFQRTQIQEESMYYEMQKHTGEYPIVGVNTFLSSKGSPTVIPAEVIRSTEEEKEYQINMLKSLHSFDEQKNQQILKDLQKAAIKHENMFEHLMTATKTCSLGQITRALFEVGGQYRRNM; this is translated from the coding sequence ATGAGTACACATCCTCCAATTCCATTACCCTATACTTCCAAAAATAAATTGCGTGTTGTTACGGCAGCAGCTCTTTTTGATGGACACGATGCAGCCATCAATATTATGCGTCGAATTATTCAGTCTTCAGGTGCAGAAGTAATCCATTTGGGACACAATCGTTCGGTAGAAGAAATTGTAAATTGTGCCATTCAAGAAGATGCTCAAGCGATTGCAATTACTTCGTATCAAGGTGGACACGTAGAATTTTTTAAATACATGCACGACCTTTTGAAAGAAAGAGGTGCGCCACATATCAAACTTTTTGGTGGTGGTGGAGGTGTAATTTTGCCTTCAGAAATTGAAGAATTACATAATTATGGCATTACCAAAATTTATCATCCTGATGATGGGCGTTCGATGGGATTGCAAGGAATGATAAATGATTTGCTTGAACAAACAGATTTTCCAACAGGAAATGATGTAAAAATAAGTGAAGTAGAACATATAAAAGAACGAAATTCTAAAAATTTAGGAAGAATCATTTCAGCAGTAGAAAATTATCCTGAAAAAAATAAGGAGATTTTAAAGAAAATAAAAGAAATGATTCCTGAAAAAGTAGCTCCTGTTTTGGGAATTACTGGAACAGGTGGAGCAGGTAAATCTTCTCTTGTCGATGAACTTGTAAGACGTTATTTGATGGATTTTGAAGACAAAACGATTGCTATTGTTTCTGTTGATCCTTCTCGTCGTCGTACTGGTGGCGCACTTTTGGGCGACCGTATTCGTATGAATTCGATTACAAATGACCGTGTTTATATGCGTTCTTTGGCTACTCGTCAATCAAATTTAGCTCTTTCAAAATACGTTCAAGATGCGATTGATATTCTTCGTGCAGCCGAATTTGATTTAATCATTGTAGAAACTTCTGGAATTGGACAATCTGATACAGCCATTACAGACCATTCAGATGCTTCTTTGTATGTCATGACTCCTGAATATGGTGCAGCTTCGCAATTAGAAAAAATCGATATGATTGATTTTGCTGATATAATTGCACTTAATAAATTTGATAAAAGAGGTGCTTTAGATGCGCTTCGTGATGTCAAAAAACAGTACAAACGAAATCGTAATTTGTGGGATACTCCAGATTCAAAAATTCCTGTTTTTGGTACGATTGCATCGCAATTTAATGATGTGGGAATGAACACGCTTTATCGCTCCCTAATTAATAAAGTTAATGAAAAATCACATACAAAATTTGATTCTTCATTTGAAATTTCGGCATTAACTTCTGAAAAACAGTATATTATTCCTCCTTCAAGAGTTCGTTATTTATCAGAAATTAGTGAAAGTAATCGTCGTTATGATAAAAATGTAGAAGACCAAGCCGAAATCGCACAGAAATTATACGGTTTAGAACTTTCTATAAATTCTGTTTTAGATAATGAAGAAATAGAGAAAGAATTAAAAGAAACTATCATAAAAGGTTTGAAAGATACTTTCGAACAAATAAAACTGACTTTAGAAGGCACAAACTGGAAAATAATCGAAACTTGGCAAGAAAAAGTAGCTACTTATACGGCTGATGATTTTGTGTATAAAGTTCGTAATAGAGAGTTTAGTCTTAAAACTTATACAACTTCTCTTTCCCAATCTAAAATCCCTAAAATTTCCCTACCAAAATACAAAGGTTGGGGAGATATTTTGAAATGGAATTTGCAAGAAAATGTACCAGGGGAGTTTCCTTTTACGGCTGGTGTTTTTCCATTTAAACGTACAGGCGAAGACCCTACTCGTATGTTTGCAGGCGAAGGAGGCCCCGAACGAACAAACAGACGTTTTCATTATCTTTCAAAAGGAATGCCTGCTGCACGACTTTCGACGGCTTTTGATTCGGTTACTTTGTATGGAGAAGACCCAGCTTATCGTCCAGATATTTATGGAAAAGTGGGTAATTCAGGAGTAAATGTATGTTGCTTAGATGATGCAAAAAAACTCTATTCAGGTTTTAATCTTGCCGACCCAACTACTTCGGTTTCAATGACAATTAATGGACCTGCTGCTACGGTTTGTGCCTTTTTTATGAATGCAGCCATTGACCAACAATGTGAAATTTATATTAAAGAAAATGAATTAGAAGAAGAAGTTGAGGCAAAAATCAAGAAAAAATACGAAGGCAAAACTCGTCCTACCTATAATGGAGATTTGCCAAAAGAAAATAATGGACTAGGTTTAATGCTTTTGGGTGCGACAGGTGATGAAGTTTTGGATAAAGAAGTCTATGATAAAATTAAAGCAAAAACTTTGACGCAAGTTCGTGGAACGGTTCAAGCTGATATTTTGAAGGAAGACCAAGCACAAAATACGTGTATTTTTAGTACCGAATTTTCGCTCAAACTAATGGGAGATATTCAGCAGTATTTTATCGACCATCACGTTCAAAATTTCTATTCGGTTTCTATTTCAGGTTATCATATTGCAGAAGCAGGCGCAAATCCGATTACGCAACTTGCCTTTACACTTAGCAACGGTTTTACGTTTGCCGAATATTATTTGAGTAGAGGAATGGATATTAATGATTTTGCACCGAATTTCTCGTTTTTCTTTTCGAATGGAATTGACCCAGAATATTCTGTTATTGGTCGTGTTTCTCGTCGTATTTGGGCAAAAGCGATGAAATACAAGTACGGAGCAAATGATAGAGCGCAAAAACTAAAATATCATATCCAAACTTCGGGACGTTCACTTCACGCACAAGAAATTGATTTTAATGATATTCGTACAACTTTACAAGCCTTGTATGCCATTTACGACAATTGTAACTCGCTGCATACCAACGCTTACGACGAAGCCATAACGACACCAACGGAAGATTCTGTTCGTCGTGCTGTTGCGATTCAGCTTATCATCAATAAAGAATTAGGACTAGCAAAAAATGAAAATCCGTTGCAAGGTTCGTTTATTATTGAAGAACTGACTGATTTGGTAGAAGAAGCTGTTTTGAAGATTTTTGACCAAATTACAGAGCGTGGTGGTGTTTTGGGAGCGATGGAAAGACAGTTTCAGCGCACACAAATACAGGAAGAAAGTATGTATTACGAAATGCAAAAACATACAGGCGAATATCCGATTGTGGGTGTAAATACATTTTTGTCTTCGAAGGGTTCGCCTACCGTTATTCCTGCCGAAGTAATTCGTTCGACAGAAGAAGAAAAAGAGTATCAAATAAATATGCTCAAATCGCTACATTCTTTTGACGAACAAAAAAATCAGCAAATACTCAAAGACCTTCAAAAAGCAGCCATCAAACACGAGAATATGTTTGAACACTTAATGACAGCTACTAAAACCTGTTCGTTAGGACAGATTACTAGAGCTTTGTTTGAGGTTGGGGGGCAGTATAGGAGGAATATGTAG
- a CDS encoding ATP-dependent zinc protease family protein, whose translation MEIIGRVEEVGLTDLGVPLIDAKTDTGAYTSSLHCHDIRVIEEDGKQLLCFSILDPTHDDYQEKEYCLEEFSQAKVRSSNGLTQTRYKIKTRVRIGRSDYKTFFTLTDRKDMRFPILLGRKLLSKRFLVDCSQTYLLPLPKKKKL comes from the coding sequence ATGGAAATTATTGGAAGAGTAGAAGAGGTAGGTTTGACAGATTTGGGAGTGCCTTTGATAGATGCCAAAACGGATACAGGAGCTTATACTTCTTCGCTGCATTGTCATGATATTAGAGTCATAGAAGAAGATGGAAAACAGTTATTGTGTTTTTCTATTTTAGACCCAACACACGACGATTATCAAGAAAAAGAATATTGTTTGGAAGAATTTTCTCAAGCAAAAGTGCGTAGTTCAAATGGATTAACTCAAACTCGTTATAAGATTAAAACTCGTGTACGCATTGGAAGAAGCGATTATAAGACATTTTTTACACTTACAGACAGAAAAGATATGCGTTTTCCAATTCTTCTGGGTAGAAAATTGTTAAGTAAACGGTTTTTGGTAGATTGTTCACAAACCTATTTATTGCCTCTACCCAAAAAGAAGAAATTATAA
- a CDS encoding DUF1838 domain-containing protein has product MFKNISLNVLFWIGIIILSLNFSSCQTNDNEIKQNTESKLLKDEIILDSDLNKEIDLEDNKQNFETFMKIRSSIEAETSSINQTKESIYYWEGSIYSFINGKRSKKIMGMKGFNISRWSADSAVQLLLTREVALYTDPKTGKIMEKMKNPLLDENSDSLEVIHVWNDPVNQRFPYNIKENYEQKPTESTVYSIPYSKLGEDMVCFYADIFLTYPSKITRKEFPQNVQSDLYQGAELFQFFVRKNDLENPMLTDIPATISWTRIGQWLPFMNMGNTEGNLVYQCRGYKVLEGFEGLPQDVKDYVRAKEPIFEHAPTKYSEPNETSWSYFKKIKENGN; this is encoded by the coding sequence ATGTTTAAAAATATATCTCTCAATGTTTTATTTTGGATAGGAATAATAATTCTTAGCCTTAATTTTTCTAGTTGCCAAACAAATGACAACGAAATTAAACAAAATACTGAATCCAAATTATTAAAAGATGAAATAATTTTGGATTCTGACTTAAATAAAGAAATTGACTTAGAAGACAACAAACAAAATTTTGAGACTTTTATGAAAATTAGAAGCTCTATTGAAGCAGAAACAAGTAGTATAAATCAAACAAAAGAAAGTATTTATTACTGGGAAGGAAGTATTTATTCGTTTATCAATGGAAAACGAAGCAAAAAAATAATGGGAATGAAAGGTTTTAATATTTCAAGATGGAGTGCTGACTCTGCTGTTCAATTACTTCTAACTAGAGAAGTCGCATTATACACAGACCCAAAAACTGGAAAAATTATGGAGAAAATGAAGAATCCATTATTAGATGAAAATAGTGATTCTTTAGAAGTAATTCACGTTTGGAATGACCCAGTAAATCAACGTTTTCCATATAATATAAAAGAAAATTATGAGCAAAAACCAACTGAAAGTACTGTTTATAGCATTCCTTATAGCAAATTAGGAGAAGATATGGTTTGTTTTTATGCCGATATTTTTCTGACTTATCCTTCCAAAATTACACGAAAAGAGTTTCCTCAAAATGTACAGAGTGATTTGTATCAAGGCGCAGAATTATTTCAATTTTTTGTGCGAAAAAACGATTTAGAAAATCCAATGCTGACGGATATTCCTGCGACTATTTCGTGGACACGTATCGGACAATGGCTTCCATTTATGAATATGGGAAATACAGAAGGAAATCTAGTTTATCAATGTAGAGGCTATAAAGTCTTGGAAGGTTTTGAGGGTTTGCCACAAGATGTAAAAGATTATGTGAGAGCAAAAGAGCCTATTTTCGAACATGCACCTACAAAATATTCAGAACCAAATGAAACAAGTTGGTCGTATTTTAAGAAAATTAAAGAAAATGGAAATTAG